In Pseudoxanthobacter soli DSM 19599, the sequence CATGGTCGTTGCCGAACACCTGCACGCACACCATGGTCATGGCCTCGCACTGGGTCGGGTTGATCTTGCCCGGCATGATCGACGAGCCCGGCTCGTTCTCCGGCAGGTGCAGCTCGTTGAAGCCCGCGCGCGGGCCGCAGCCGTACCAGCGGATGTCGTTGGCGATCTTCATCAGCGCGCCGGCCAGCGTGCGCAGCGCCGCGCTGGCGTTGACGAGGGCATCGTGCGCGGAAAGCGCGGCGAATTTGTTCGGCGCCGAGACGAACGGCTTGCCGGTCTCCTCCGCGATGCGGGCGGCGGCGGTCTCGCCGAACTTCGGATCGGCGTTGAGGCCGGTGCCGACCGCCGTGCCGCCGATGGCGAGTTCGCAGATGCCGGGCAGGGCGCGCTCGATGGTGGCCATGGCGTCGTCGAGCTGGGCGACCCAGCCGGAGAACACCTGCCCGAGGGTGACGGGCGTCGCGTCCTGCAGGTGGGTGCGGCCGACCATCACGATCGACTGGAACGCCTCTTCCTTGGCGCCGAAGGTGTTGCGCAGCTTGCGCACCGCCGGCAGCAGGCGGTTGTCGATCTCTTCCACCGCGGCGATGTGCATCGCGGTCGGGAAGGTGTCGTTCGAGGACTGGCTGTGATTGACGTCGTCGTTGGGGTGGATCGGCTTCTTGGAGCCGATCTCGCCGCCGGCGAGCTGGATCGCGCGGTTGGCGATCACCTCGTTGGCGTTCATGTTGGTCTGGGTGCCGGAACCGGTCTGGAACACCACCAGCGGGAATTCGTGGTCGAGCTTGCCGTCGATCACGTCCTGGGCGGCGGCGGTGATCAGCGCGACCTTGTCGGCCGAAAGCTGGCCGAGCTCGCCGTTCGCCAGCGCCGCGCCCTTCTTCAGCACGCCGAGCGCGCGGATGACCGGGCGCCCCCAGCGGAAGCGGTCGACGCCGATCGGGAAATTATGGACGGAGCGCTCGGTCTGGGCGCCCCACAGGTGATCGCTCGGAACCTCGACGTCCCCGAGGGCATCTTCCTCGATTCGGAAGCCGGCTTTGGATTCGGTCATCTCAGTCTTCCTCATTCGGTCCTGATGCGGGGCGGCGCTGCCGGAAGGCGGCCACGGAAAGGCGGTTCACCCTTGTTAGACCACACCCTCGTGCCCGCGGGCGACGGCAAATCCGGCGGTCCGCCGGCGAAGCCCGGCACGGGCGGAGACTATCCCCGTTTCTTCGCGGTTGGAAAGCCGCATCTGCGAGCGTGTTGCAACAGACCCAAAAGCGACAGCCCTCGCGGAAGGCGACGCCCGCACCGGCCACGTTCATACGCCGACACATTTGCGTCGCCTTGGCCGGCTAGATCGGCCGTCCGCGGGCAGAAGTCGTTCGCAGGCAGGTCTATTTGAATCCAATGACTTGCAGATGACATCTCATGCTCCGTGTCGTCTGGCCGACCCCCTGCGACGGTGGCCATTCCCGCGGCCGCCGAGGAGGATCGAATGCGCCTCACCCGCCTGTTCCACGCGCCGCTTGCGGCGCTCGTCGTGGGGCTCTCCCACCCCGCGCTCGCCCAATCGGCACTCGCCATGGAGCAGAAAGCCCCGGTGAACTTCCTCTATACCGGCTCGGGAGAGGTGGAGGCGTTGCGCGGCGTGCTGGAACGGCCGGACATCGGCGGCGTCCAGGTGGTCTATAACTGGAAGGCGCTCGAGCCCGAGAAGGGCCGCTACGACTTCTCCGCCATCCGCGACGATCTCGCGGTGACGGACGCGCTCGGCAAGAAGCTCTTCATCCAGATCCAGGATCGCTTCTTCTCGCCGGACGCCCGCAACGTGCCGGATTATCTCCTGACCGATCCCGCTTATGGCGGCGGGCTTGCGCCCCAGAGCGACAATCCGGGCGAGGGGCTGGCACCCGCGAGCGGGTGGGTGGCGATGCAGTGGAACCCGGCCGTGCGCGAGCGCTACCAGGCGCTTCTGAAGGCGCTGGCGGCGGCGTTCGACGGCCGCGTGTATGGCATCAACCTGCCGGAGACATCCGCCGACATCGACATGAAGCACGACAAGAGCGGCTTCACCTGCGAGGGCTACTTTGCCGGCGAGATGGAGAACCTGAAGGCCGCCCGCGCGGCGTTCACACGGTCGCATGTGGTGCAGTACGTCAATTTCTGGCCATGCGAGTGGGACAACGACCACGATTATATGGGCCGCATGTTCGCCTTCGCCGCCGGCAACGGCATCGGGCTCGGCGGTCCGGACGTCATTCCCTACCGCAAGGGGCAGATGAAGAACGCCTATCCGTTCTTCAACCGCTACAAGGGCAAGCTCGATCTCGTCGCGATGGCCGTGCAGGAACCGACGCTGACCTACCGCAATCCGAAGACCGGCAAGCGCTTCACCCGGGAAGAGTTCGTCGATTTCGCCTCGGGCTATCTCGGTGCCGACGTCATCTTCTGGAGCGCGGAGTCGCCGTGGCTGAAGGCGAAGCCGGGCAGATGATGCAGCGGCGCGGTCACGCCGACGGCAGCGGCGTGCCGGACGGGCCAGCCAGCGCCTCGGCGTCTTCCTTCAGGTCGACGCCGGTGAGGCCAAGGCGCAGCGCCTCGCGGGCGAGCCACGCGATCTTGTCGGCGGCGGCCTCGTAGGACAGACCGTCCGGGTGGATGTTGGAAATGCAGTTGCGTTCCGAATCGAGCCGTCCGACCTTCGGACCGAAGGTGAGATAGGCGCCGAGGCTGTCGGGCACGCTGAGGCCGGGCCGTTCCCCGACGATGATGACGGCCAGACGCGCGCCGATCCGCTCGCCGATATCGTCGCCGAGCGCGACGCGGGATTGTTCCGCCAGCACCACGGGGGCGATGGAAAGGTCGCCGAGCCGCCGCATCGCGGCCTTCACCGTCGGCACTGCGTTCTTCTCGACCGCGGCGGCGGACAGGCCGTCGGCCACGATGAACACCACGTCCCAGTCCCCCCGCTCCAGCGCCCCAGCGCTTTCGGCCGAGAGCTTCCGGCCGAGATCGGGGCGGCTGAGATAGGTCACGCGCTCGGGCGCGGCGGAATGCACCCTGAGCGTCGGCAGCGGGGCGAGGGCGGCGGCGATGGCGTCGAAATCGACCCGGCCGTGGACGGCGTCGCGGGCGCGGGCGTGGGCAAGCTGCAATTCCAGCACATCGCGGGTGGCGAGGCTGTCGCCCGTGCGCGGCAGGCCGATGCGCGCGCGGGTGGCGGAGCGGAACCGTGACCAGGGATCGTTAGCCGGATAAGAGCCGGTTCTCGCGGTGCCGTCGCTTGCCGGCTCGGCGATGTGCGCGGCCGGAACGGGCACGTCGGTCGGATCGCTCTCGCCGGTCATGTGCGTGCTCAATCCTGGTATTCGAGGAAGCGCCGCGCGGCGGGAGCGGCGGCATCCGGCGGCGGCAGGTGGCCGGCTTCGTCGAGCATTCCCATGCGGCCGAGCCACGCCTCGAACTCCGGCGCGGGCGGCTTGTTGAACAGGTGCCGCAGGCTGACGACGTCGTGGTAGGCGAGGCTCTGGTAGTTGAGCATCACGTCGTCGGAGCCCGGAACGGTGATGAGGAAGTTGGTGCCGGCGGAGACGAGCAGGAACATCAGCGTGTCCATGTCGTCCTGATCGGCCTCGGCGTGGTTGGTGTAGCAGACATCGACGCCCATCGGCACGCCGAGCAGCTTGGCGCAGAAGTGGTCTTCGAGGCCCGCGCGGATGATCTGCTTGGAATCGTAGAGATATTCTGGCCCGATGAAGCCGACGACGGTGTTGACCAGAAGCGGCTTGAACGCGCGGGCGACCGCGTAGGCGCGGGTCTCCACCGTCTGCTGGTCGACGCCGCGATGGGCGCCGGCCGAGAGCGCCGCGCCCTGTCCGGTTTCGAAATACATCACGTTGTCGCCGACGGTGCCGCGCTTCAGCGACAGCGCGGCCTCCTGCGCCTCCGCGAGCACCGCGAGATCGATGCCGAAGCCCCGGTTCGCCGCTTCCGTGCCGGCGATCGACTGGAACACGAGGTCGAGCGGCGCGCCGCGCTCGATCGCCGCGATCGAGGTGGTGACGTGGGACAGCACGCACGACTGGGTCGGGATGTCGAACCGCTGGCGCAGCCGGTCCAGCATGTCGATCAGGGTGACGCAGGCCTGCACGTTGTCGGTCGCCGGATTGATGCCGATCACGGCGTCGCCCATGCCGAACATCAGGCCGTCCAGCGTGGAGCCGGCGATGCCCGCCGGGTCGTCCGTCGGGTGGTTCGGCTGCAGCCGGCTGGCGAGGCGGCCGGGAAGGCCGATGGTCGAGCGGAACGCCGTCACCACCCGGCACTTGGCCGCGACCGCGATCAGGTCGTGGTTGCGCATGATCTTGGAGACGGCCGCGACCATCTCCGGCGTGAGGCCGGGGGCGAGGCGGATCAGCCGTTCCGTGGTGGCGTCGTAGGACAGCAGCCAGTCGCGGAACTGGCCGACCGTCATGTGGCTCACAGGTCCGAACGCCTCCGCGTCGTGGCTGTCGACGATGAGCCGGGTGACCTCGTCGTCCTCGTAGGGAACGATGGCCTCGTTCAGGAAGGTCTTGAGCGGGATGTCGGCCAGCACGTAGCGCGCGGCGACGCGCTGTTCGTTGCTCTCGGCCGCGAGGCCGGCAAGCGAATCCCCCGAGCGCTGGGGCGATGCGCACGCCAGCACGGTCTTGAGGTCCGAAAAGCTGTGTCGCTGCCCGCCGAGCAGCACGCTGTACTTGCCCATGACCGCGAGCGTATGGGCTGCCTCCGTCCGCAGCAAGGATGATTTTTATGCAAACGCTGCCTTGCCGCTGCCTTGCGGGTGGACATTCGCGGGCGCCCGCCGCGGCTGTCGTCGGATTGTCACCTTTCCGATCTCTATTCGCCGCGTGACCCGGCGCGCCGGCCTTGCTAAACAGGCGGCGGACCGGTGTGCCGCGTCCGTTCGTCCGCCTCGTCGCGCCGCTTTTGTGTTCTCGCCGCCCGGCCGTCCGGCCCGGCCCTGGAGGGTTTCGATGTCGCCCGCTCGCCCGACCGACAATGCCTTTCTCGGTCCGATCAGGAAGGCGTCGGAAGAATCGACCTTTGCTGGCGCACTGTCCTTCATGCGGCGGCGCTATTCGCGCGACCTCACCGGCATCGATGCCGTGGTGTGGGGCATTCCGTTCGACGCCTCGGTGACCAACCGGCCCGGCGCGCGGTTCGGCCCGCAGGCGATCCGGCGCGCCTCGGCGATTCCGTCGGGCGATCCGCAATATCCGTTCGGCTTCGACATGTTCGAGGAACTCGCGGTGATCGACTGGGGCGATTGCGCCTTCGATCCCGGTTTCCCGATGGAGATGGCCGCGACCGTGCGCGCCGAGGCGGAGAAGATCCTCGCATCCGGCGCGTTCCTCTACACCCTCGGCGGCGATCATTTCGTCACCTGGCCGCTGCTGCAGGCCCATGTCGCCCGGCACGGCCCGCTGGCGCTGGTGCAGTTCGACGCCCATCAGGACACGTGGGACGACGACGGCAACCGCATCGATCACGGCAGCTTCGTCGCCCGGGCGGTGAAGGAAGGGCTGATCGATGTCGAGCATTCCATCCAGGTCGGCATCCGTACCCATGCGCCGCAGGATTGCGGCATCGAGATCGTGTGGGGCCACGAGGTGGAGACACTGGGCGTCGCCGGTCTCGTCGAGTGCATCACCTCGCGGGTGGGCACCGCCAAGACCTACCTGACGTTCGACATCGACTGCCTCGATCCGGCGTTCGCGCCCGGCACGGGCACGCCGGTCGCGGGCGGCCTCACCAGCCGCGAGGCGATGATGACGCTGCGCGGTCTCGGCGCGCTCGACATCGTCGGCAGCGACGTGGTCGAAGTCGCGCCCGCCTACGACCACGCCGACATCACGGCGATCGCGGGCGCTACGGTGGCGACGATGGTTCTGGGACTGGTTGCGGAACGACGACGCGCGGGCGTCTGAAAGGACGCCGCAAGCCGCGCCGTTTCGCGCGGCGCCCATACCGTCTCGGTTTTGTGCCGTCTCGGCTTCGTGCCGTCATGACCGCATAGTCGTCACGCCCGCGTTCGCTGCGGAGGCCAATCCGGTATCGGAGGCCCCGCCGGCGCGGAGCGCTTCAAGGCCCCGATCCACGGGATCAGATCCATGTCCAAGAAACTCAACGTCGCCGTTCTCGGCGCCTCCGGCTATACCGGCTCCGAACTCGTCCGGATGCTCCTGCGCCATCCGGCGGTGGAGATCGTCGCCCTGTCCGCCGATTCCAAGGCCGGCAAGACGATGGCGGACGTTTTCCCCCAGTTCGCCCCCTTCGCGCTGCCGCGGCTCGTGAAGATCGACGAGATCGATCTCGGCCTCGTCGACGTGGTGTTCTGCGCGCTGCCCCACGCCACCACGCAGGTGGTGCTGAAGGGCGTCATCGCCGCCAAGCCGGACCTCAAGGTGATCGACCTCTCGGCCGATTTCCGGCTCGCCGATCCCGCCGCCTACGAGACGTGGTACGGCCACGCCCACCAGGCGCTGGAGCTTCAGGCCGAAGCGGTCTACGGGCTCACCGAGATCCACCGCGCGGCCATTTCGAGGGCGCGGCTCGTCGCCAATCCCGGCTGCTTCACCACCTGCTCGCTGCTGCCGGTGCTGCCGCTGCTCACGGCCGGCGCGATCGATCCCGACGAGATCGTGGTCGACGCCAAGACCGGCATGTCCGGCGCGGGCCGGGCGGCGAAGGAGGCGATGCTGTTCTCCGAGGTCGCCGAGGGTCTGCACGCCTATGGCGTCGCCAACCATCGCCACACGGCCGAGCTCGATCAGGAATACAGCCTCGCCGCCGGCCGGCCGGTGAAGCCGACCTTCACGCCCCACCTTACGCCGATGATCCGCGGCATCTACGCCACGATCTATGTGCGCACGACGCCGGGCCACGATGCGGCGGACCTGCACACCATCCTCGCCGAGCGCTACAAGGCCGAGCCGTTCGTCACGGTGCTGCCGCTCGGGCAGGTGCCGCAGTCGCGCCACGTCAAGGGCTCGAACCACGTCCAGATCGGCGTGGTGCCGGACCGGATCCCCGGCCGCGCCATCGTGATCTCCACGCTCGACAACCTCGTCAAGGGCGCGTCCGGGCAGGCGATCCAGAACATGAACGTGGTCTGCGGTCTCGCCGAAGGCACCGGCATCGATCAGGTCGCGCTGTTCCCCTGATCGTCGCCTCCTGACCTTGCTTTCCTGATCCGGGCGCGCGGCGCCGGTTCTCCCCGAACCGGCGCCGCGACCCTTTTCGCCGTCCGCCCGGTCATTCCTCGCGCATCGAGCGGGCGAGCTGGTCCGTCAGCGGCTTCGTCAGGTAGCTGAGCGGCGTGCGGTCGGCGGACACCACGAACACCTCCGCCGGCATGCCCGGCATTAGCCGCTTGCCGTCGAGCCGGGCGAGTTCGCTCTCGGGGATCGAGACCTTCACCGCGTAATAGGGCTGGCCGTTGACCGGATCGGTCAGGCGGTCGGCCGAGATCGTCAGAAGCGCGCCGTCAATCTCCGGCGTGGTGCGCTGGTCGAACGCCGAGAGGCGGATGCGCGCGGCCTGCCCGGCATGGAGCTGGTCGACGAAGGTGGGCTCGACGCGCGCCTCAACGATCATCGCCTCCTTGTCCGGCACGATGTTCATCACCACGTCCGCCGGCTTCACCACGCCGCCGATGGTGTGGAAGGCGAGGTTGTTGACCGTGCCGCTGACCGGGGCGCGGATGTCGATGCGGTCGAGCTTGTCGATGGCGGCGACGCGCTGCTCGGTCAGGTCCTGCACGTTCGATTCCGCCTCGCGCAATTCCGTCAGCTGCTTCTCGCGGGCATCGCGCTTCAGCTCGAGAATCTGGAGCTGAAGTTCGCCGATGGACTGCTCCACCGCCGCGATCTCGGAGCCGTGGCCGGCGATGTTGCCTTCGAGTTCCGCCTCCTGGCGCTCCAGCGCGAGCACGCGGGGCAGCGGCATCAGCCCCTTCTCGTAGAGTGCGCGGGAACCCTCGAGTTCCTTCAGGATCAGGTCGCGCTGGCGCTCCTGCGAGGCGCGCTGGGACGAGATGCCCTTGATCTGCTCCTGGCTCTGGGCGATCGAGGCCTCCAGCCGGTCGACCTGCGCCTTCAGCGTGTCGCGCCGCGCCTCGAACAGCCGCACCTGACCGGAGAACACGCGGTCGGCGATCTCGGCGCCGGTCTCCAGCGTGGCGTCGGCCGGCACGTCGCTGCGGGCGTGGCTCGTCAGCGCGGAGGCGAGCTTCGGATCGCTGCCGGCGGTCGCCATCAGGCTCTTCCAGCGCCGGTCGCTCGCCACCATGGCGTCGAGCATCGCCGGCCGCATCATCTTCGGCGCGTCGTCGCGCTCGGCTTCGAGCCGGGCCTTGCGGGCCAGCGCCTCGTAGAGCCGGTTCTCGATGATCGCGAGCTGGGTGCGCAGGTCGGTGGCGTCGAGCCGCACCAGCACGTCGCCGGCTTCCACCGCCTGGCCGTCCTTGACGAGGATCTCGTCGATGATGCCGCCGTCGAGATGCTGCACCGCCCGGCTCTGGCCCTCGGTCGCCACCACTCCGGCGGCGACCACCGCGCCGCTGATGGAGGCGAACGCCGACCAGCCGCCGAACCCGAACACCACGATGGCGCAGACCCAGAGGCCGAAGCGCAGCGGCCCGTCATAGAGCGCCGGCTCGCGGCCTCCGCTGCCTCCACGCTGCGGCAGGCGCGGGCCGAAATGCGCGACGAGGCCGCGGGCGGAGGCCGAGCCGCGCCGGGTCGCGGCGATGACCGCCGCGAAGCCGCGCACGGGGCTCTGTGTGGCGCTGTCGCTGCTGGCTTCGCGGTCCACGCCCGCCTCATCCGCCGAGGTCGCGGCGGCGTCGCGGGTGGCTTCCGTCGAGGCCGCGGCGCCTGCGTTCGCCGCCTCCGGCGCCGGTCGGGTTCCCTTCGTGGCGTCGTCCTTCGTGGCGTCGTTCTGCGGGCCGCTCATGCGCGTTGCTCCAGGGCATGGACGCCGGGCTTCGGCGGCGTTGCGTTGCTCTGCATCATGTCGCGCATCACGGTCTCCTTAGGGCCGCAGGCGACCTGCCGCCCGTCCTTCACGATCAGCACCCGGTCAACGGCCGCGATGGCGCTCGGCCGGTGGGTGATCACGACCACCGCCGAGCCGCGCTGGCGGGCCTTCTGGATCGCCTCGGTCAGCGCGGCGTCGCCGTCCTGGTCGAGGTTGGCGTTGGGTTCGTCGAGCACGATCAGAGGCGGATTGTCGTAGAGCGCGCGGGCGAGGGCGATGCGCTGGCGCTGTCCGCCCGAAAGTGCGGCGCCGCCGAGGCCGAGCCGCGTCATGTAGCCGTTCGGCAGGCGCAGGATCAGGTCGTGGGCGCCGGCCGCCTGGGCCGCCTCGATCACCTTGGCATCGGTCGCGTCCGGTGCGTGGCGGGAGATGCAGTCGCGCACCGTGCCGCCGATCAGCTCCACGTCCTGCGGCAGGTAGCCGATATGGCGGCCGAGCAGGTCCGGGTTCCACTGGTCGAGGGTGGCGCCGTCGAGCCGCACGGTGCCGGCGAGCGGCCGCCACAGGCCGACCATCAGCCGGGCGAGGGTGGACTTGCCCGAGGCGCTGGGGCCGAGGATGCCGAGCCCGTCGCCGGGGGCGAGCGAGAAGTTGATGCCCTGCAGCACCGGCCTGGAGACCCCCGGCGGCGCGGCGACGACGCCGGCGAGCGAGAGGTGGCCCTGCGGCTTCGGCAGGGTGACGCGGGGCGGTTCGGCCGCGTTCTGGCTGAGGCGCGCATCGAGCCGACGCCAGGCGTTGCGCGCCGCGGCCACGGCCTTCCACTGCGCCACGATCTGGTCGATCGGGGCGAGGGCGCGGCCGAGCGTGATCGAGGAGGCGATCATCACGCCGCCGGTCGCCTCGTGCTTGATGACGAGCACGGCGCCGAGGGCGAGGGCCGCCGATTGCAGGAACAGGCGGAAGGCGCGCGAGGCGGAGGCGATGCGCGCGCCCGCATCGCCCGAGGCGCGCTCGGCCTCGATGGCGGCCCGCCGCTCCGAACCCCACAGGTTCACCACCGACGGCACCATGCCGAGCGCGGTGATCGCCTCGGCGGACCGGCGGGCACCGTCCAGCACCGCCACCGCCGCGCCGCCATGACGGGCGGCCGTCAGCATGGGCCGCGAGGTCAGCTTGTCGGTCAGGATCGCGAGCACGATCACCACCAGCGCGCCGACGACGCCGACGAGACCGAGCGACCAGTGCAGCATCGCGAGCACGCCGAGATAGAGCGGCACCCAGGGAATGTCGAACATCGCCAGCGGCGCGGGTCCCGCAAGGAACCGGCGCACGGTGCCGAGATCGGCCAGCGGCTTGCCGTCCGCCGCAGTGCGCGTGCCGGAGAAGGAATCGGCGATCTCCATGCGGAACGCCACCGGCGCGAGATCGTCTTCCAGCCCGTCCGCCACCCGCGACAGCACCCGTCCACGGGCGAAGTCGATCAGGGCATAGGCGAGATAGAGCGCGGTCGCCAGCAGGCCGATGGCGGCAAGCGTCGGCATCGAGCGGCTCGACAGCACGCGGTCGTAGACCTGGAGCATGAACAGGGGGCCGGTGAGCATCAGCACGTTGGCGACGCCGCTGAACAGCGCCACGCCCCAGAAGCCCCGGCGGCTGCGCGCGAGCGCCGCCAGCACAGAGCCTCCATCGCCGGCCGCGTTCGCCGCGGCGCCACCGCCCCGGGGCGCTGCCCCCGACGGCGCCCTGCCGGCTCTCGATTGGTCGGGCCCCCGCATGGCCGCCTCCGTGTTCGTATCAACCGTCGTTCGCATGATCCGCCCCGCCGTCCCGCATCATGGCCGACGGTTTCGCGCCGTTCGTCCGGCGTTGCCTCGCGGC encodes:
- the argC gene encoding N-acetyl-gamma-glutamyl-phosphate reductase; the protein is MSKKLNVAVLGASGYTGSELVRMLLRHPAVEIVALSADSKAGKTMADVFPQFAPFALPRLVKIDEIDLGLVDVVFCALPHATTQVVLKGVIAAKPDLKVIDLSADFRLADPAAYETWYGHAHQALELQAEAVYGLTEIHRAAISRARLVANPGCFTTCSLLPVLPLLTAGAIDPDEIVVDAKTGMSGAGRAAKEAMLFSEVAEGLHAYGVANHRHTAELDQEYSLAAGRPVKPTFTPHLTPMIRGIYATIYVRTTPGHDAADLHTILAERYKAEPFVTVLPLGQVPQSRHVKGSNHVQIGVVPDRIPGRAIVISTLDNLVKGASGQAIQNMNVVCGLAEGTGIDQVALFP
- a CDS encoding type I secretion system permease/ATPase, which encodes MLAALARSRRGFWGVALFSGVANVLMLTGPLFMLQVYDRVLSSRSMPTLAAIGLLATALYLAYALIDFARGRVLSRVADGLEDDLAPVAFRMEIADSFSGTRTAADGKPLADLGTVRRFLAGPAPLAMFDIPWVPLYLGVLAMLHWSLGLVGVVGALVVIVLAILTDKLTSRPMLTAARHGGAAVAVLDGARRSAEAITALGMVPSVVNLWGSERRAAIEAERASGDAGARIASASRAFRLFLQSAALALGAVLVIKHEATGGVMIASSITLGRALAPIDQIVAQWKAVAAARNAWRRLDARLSQNAAEPPRVTLPKPQGHLSLAGVVAAPPGVSRPVLQGINFSLAPGDGLGILGPSASGKSTLARLMVGLWRPLAGTVRLDGATLDQWNPDLLGRHIGYLPQDVELIGGTVRDCISRHAPDATDAKVIEAAQAAGAHDLILRLPNGYMTRLGLGGAALSGGQRQRIALARALYDNPPLIVLDEPNANLDQDGDAALTEAIQKARQRGSAVVVITHRPSAIAAVDRVLIVKDGRQVACGPKETVMRDMMQSNATPPKPGVHALEQRA
- the fumC gene encoding class II fumarate hydratase, which gives rise to MTESKAGFRIEEDALGDVEVPSDHLWGAQTERSVHNFPIGVDRFRWGRPVIRALGVLKKGAALANGELGQLSADKVALITAAAQDVIDGKLDHEFPLVVFQTGSGTQTNMNANEVIANRAIQLAGGEIGSKKPIHPNDDVNHSQSSNDTFPTAMHIAAVEEIDNRLLPAVRKLRNTFGAKEEAFQSIVMVGRTHLQDATPVTLGQVFSGWVAQLDDAMATIERALPGICELAIGGTAVGTGLNADPKFGETAAARIAEETGKPFVSAPNKFAALSAHDALVNASAALRTLAGALMKIANDIRWYGCGPRAGFNELHLPENEPGSSIMPGKINPTQCEAMTMVCVQVFGNDHAVAFAGSQGNFQLNVYKPVMVHNVLESAGLLADACLAFDEHCAAGLEPNEKRIKEHLENSLMLVTALNPHIGYEKAAKISLTAYREDLSLKDAALKLGFVTEAEFAAWVKPEDMTHPLVK
- the speB gene encoding agmatinase, coding for MSPARPTDNAFLGPIRKASEESTFAGALSFMRRRYSRDLTGIDAVVWGIPFDASVTNRPGARFGPQAIRRASAIPSGDPQYPFGFDMFEELAVIDWGDCAFDPGFPMEMAATVRAEAEKILASGAFLYTLGGDHFVTWPLLQAHVARHGPLALVQFDAHQDTWDDDGNRIDHGSFVARAVKEGLIDVEHSIQVGIRTHAPQDCGIEIVWGHEVETLGVAGLVECITSRVGTAKTYLTFDIDCLDPAFAPGTGTPVAGGLTSREAMMTLRGLGALDIVGSDVVEVAPAYDHADITAIAGATVATMVLGLVAERRRAGV
- a CDS encoding HlyD family type I secretion periplasmic adaptor subunit, producing MSGPQNDATKDDATKGTRPAPEAANAGAAASTEATRDAAATSADEAGVDREASSDSATQSPVRGFAAVIAATRRGSASARGLVAHFGPRLPQRGGSGGREPALYDGPLRFGLWVCAIVVFGFGGWSAFASISGAVVAAGVVATEGQSRAVQHLDGGIIDEILVKDGQAVEAGDVLVRLDATDLRTQLAIIENRLYEALARKARLEAERDDAPKMMRPAMLDAMVASDRRWKSLMATAGSDPKLASALTSHARSDVPADATLETGAEIADRVFSGQVRLFEARRDTLKAQVDRLEASIAQSQEQIKGISSQRASQERQRDLILKELEGSRALYEKGLMPLPRVLALERQEAELEGNIAGHGSEIAAVEQSIGELQLQILELKRDAREKQLTELREAESNVQDLTEQRVAAIDKLDRIDIRAPVSGTVNNLAFHTIGGVVKPADVVMNIVPDKEAMIVEARVEPTFVDQLHAGQAARIRLSAFDQRTTPEIDGALLTISADRLTDPVNGQPYYAVKVSIPESELARLDGKRLMPGMPAEVFVVSADRTPLSYLTKPLTDQLARSMREE
- a CDS encoding ethanolamine ammonia-lyase subunit EutB, producing the protein MGKYSVLLGGQRHSFSDLKTVLACASPQRSGDSLAGLAAESNEQRVAARYVLADIPLKTFLNEAIVPYEDDEVTRLIVDSHDAEAFGPVSHMTVGQFRDWLLSYDATTERLIRLAPGLTPEMVAAVSKIMRNHDLIAVAAKCRVVTAFRSTIGLPGRLASRLQPNHPTDDPAGIAGSTLDGLMFGMGDAVIGINPATDNVQACVTLIDMLDRLRQRFDIPTQSCVLSHVTTSIAAIERGAPLDLVFQSIAGTEAANRGFGIDLAVLAEAQEAALSLKRGTVGDNVMYFETGQGAALSAGAHRGVDQQTVETRAYAVARAFKPLLVNTVVGFIGPEYLYDSKQIIRAGLEDHFCAKLLGVPMGVDVCYTNHAEADQDDMDTLMFLLVSAGTNFLITVPGSDDVMLNYQSLAYHDVVSLRHLFNKPPAPEFEAWLGRMGMLDEAGHLPPPDAAAPAARRFLEYQD
- the eutC gene encoding ethanolamine ammonia-lyase subunit EutC, translated to MTGESDPTDVPVPAAHIAEPASDGTARTGSYPANDPWSRFRSATRARIGLPRTGDSLATRDVLELQLAHARARDAVHGRVDFDAIAAALAPLPTLRVHSAAPERVTYLSRPDLGRKLSAESAGALERGDWDVVFIVADGLSAAAVEKNAVPTVKAAMRRLGDLSIAPVVLAEQSRVALGDDIGERIGARLAVIIVGERPGLSVPDSLGAYLTFGPKVGRLDSERNCISNIHPDGLSYEAAADKIAWLAREALRLGLTGVDLKEDAEALAGPSGTPLPSA